The Juglans regia cultivar Chandler chromosome 2, Walnut 2.0, whole genome shotgun sequence genome includes a window with the following:
- the LOC108999200 gene encoding RING-H2 finger protein ATL48-like has translation MGTAEPNLEKFFEEKKRVRNPLVPIGALLTAGVLTAGLISFKQGNSHLGQVLMRARVVAQGATVALMVGTAYYYGDNPWRST, from the exons ATGGGTACTGCGGAGCCCAACTTGGAAAAGTTTTTTGAGGAGAAGAAGCGCGTCAGGAACCCTCTTGTTCCTATCG GTGCCCTTCTGACAGCCGGGGTGCTCACGGCTGGCTTGATCAGTTTCAAACAAGGCAATTCTCATTTGGGTCAGGTGCTAATGAGAGCTCGTGTGGTTGCCCAAGGTGCTACGGTAGCACTAATGGTTGGTACTGCTTACTACTATGGGGATAATCCCTGGCGATCAACATAA